Proteins from one Gottschalkia purinilytica genomic window:
- a CDS encoding transporter substrate-binding domain-containing protein, which yields MKKNIICIIGLCLVLILGACGKVAKTNGESKNQLNKIKEKGKLVIGTSAAYPPYEFHKEINGKDSIVGFDIEIAKEIAKDLNVDLEIKDMQFDSLLTALTAGKIDMVASFVTPTPEREKNVDFSKIYYVANQSVVVRKNELNSYKKTNDLNKKIVGVQKGTTQEKIAKEILKSKQLKGLGKLSDVMLQLKQNKVDAVIAEEPVAEAYVRKNDDLVISDIKLDTGNSGGAIAVRKGSKEFVDTINKTLDRLIEKGLLDEYMNKSIDMINK from the coding sequence ATGAAAAAAAATATAATTTGCATAATTGGATTGTGCCTTGTTTTAATCCTTGGTGCTTGTGGAAAAGTAGCTAAAACAAATGGTGAAAGTAAAAATCAATTAAATAAAATAAAAGAGAAAGGGAAGCTAGTTATAGGTACCAGTGCAGCATATCCCCCTTATGAGTTTCATAAAGAGATAAACGGAAAAGATTCTATTGTGGGCTTTGATATAGAAATAGCTAAGGAAATAGCAAAAGATTTAAATGTAGATTTAGAAATAAAAGATATGCAATTTGATTCCCTTCTGACAGCACTTACAGCAGGGAAAATAGATATGGTAGCTTCTTTTGTAACACCTACGCCAGAACGAGAAAAGAATGTTGACTTTTCAAAGATATATTATGTAGCTAATCAGTCAGTAGTAGTAAGAAAAAATGAACTTAACTCATATAAGAAAACAAATGATTTAAATAAAAAAATTGTAGGAGTACAAAAAGGGACTACACAAGAAAAAATTGCTAAAGAGATACTTAAAAGCAAGCAGTTAAAAGGACTAGGAAAGCTATCGGATGTAATGCTACAGTTAAAGCAAAATAAAGTAGATGCAGTTATTGCAGAAGAGCCTGTAGCAGAAGCTTATGTTAGAAAAAATGATGATTTAGTAATTTCAGATATAAAACTAGACACAGGAAATAGTGGTGGAGCTATAGCTGTACGAAAAGGTAGTAAAGAATTTGTTGATACTATTAATAAAACATTAGATAGATTAATTGAAAAAGGATTGTTAGACGAATATATGAACAAATCAATAGACATGATTAATAAATAA
- the argH gene encoding argininosuccinate lyase translates to MKLWGGRFQKEENKLMEDFNSSLPFDKRLYKQDITGSITHVTMLAKSQILTHEERDKIIEGLESILKDIEEGNLKIEGNYEDIHSFVESNLIQRIGELGKKLHTSRSRNDQVAVDMKLFAKENGNIIVSMLKELNQTISTIADENKAIMPGYTHLQRAQVVTFKQHMMAYCSMFERDKKRLLNCLDILDESPLGCCALAGTTYDIDRAFTAEKLGFKKPVDNFMDGVSDRDYLIEMLSAFSIIMMHLSRLSEELIIWSTQEFRFVQIDDAYATGSSIMPQKKNPDAAELIRGKTGRVYGALMGMLTTMKGIPLAYNKDMQEDKQQYFDALDTVTACLAIMNEMLKTIKVNKEVMKEAVKAGFLNATEVADYLVNKGVAFRDAHKIVGEIVLLCESKKLAIEDLTLSDLKTVDDRFENDIYDFIDYENVLNKGIKKELL, encoded by the coding sequence ATGAAGCTCTGGGGAGGAAGATTCCAAAAAGAAGAAAATAAACTAATGGAAGATTTCAATAGTTCATTACCTTTCGATAAAAGATTGTATAAGCAAGATATAACAGGAAGTATAACTCATGTTACAATGCTTGCTAAGTCACAGATACTAACGCATGAAGAAAGAGATAAAATCATAGAAGGTCTAGAGTCTATACTTAAAGATATAGAAGAAGGAAATTTAAAAATAGAAGGAAACTATGAAGATATACATTCATTTGTAGAATCAAACCTTATACAAAGAATAGGTGAATTGGGTAAGAAGCTTCATACTTCTAGAAGTAGAAATGATCAAGTGGCTGTAGATATGAAATTATTTGCTAAAGAAAATGGCAATATTATAGTAAGTATGCTAAAAGAACTTAATCAAACTATAAGTACAATAGCTGATGAAAATAAGGCTATAATGCCAGGATATACACACTTACAAAGAGCACAAGTTGTTACATTTAAACAACATATGATGGCTTACTGCAGTATGTTTGAAAGGGATAAAAAGAGACTTTTAAACTGTTTAGATATATTAGATGAATCTCCACTTGGTTGTTGTGCATTGGCAGGAACGACTTATGATATAGATAGGGCTTTTACAGCAGAGAAACTTGGGTTTAAAAAGCCAGTGGATAACTTCATGGATGGAGTTAGTGATAGAGACTATCTTATAGAAATGCTTTCTGCTTTTTCAATTATTATGATGCATTTAAGTAGATTAAGTGAAGAGCTTATAATTTGGAGTACACAAGAATTTAGATTTGTTCAAATAGATGATGCTTATGCTACAGGAAGTAGTATAATGCCACAGAAAAAAAATCCAGATGCTGCTGAGCTTATAAGAGGTAAAACTGGAAGAGTGTACGGTGCTCTTATGGGTATGTTAACTACTATGAAGGGAATCCCTCTTGCTTATAATAAAGATATGCAAGAAGATAAACAACAATATTTTGATGCACTCGATACTGTTACAGCTTGTTTAGCTATTATGAATGAAATGTTAAAAACTATAAAAGTAAATAAAGAAGTTATGAAAGAAGCAGTAAAAGCAGGATTTTTAAATGCAACAGAAGTTGCAGACTACTTGGTAAATAAAGGAGTAGCTTTTAGAGATGCTCATAAGATAGTTGGAGAAATAGTATTATTATGTGAGTCGAAGAAACTAGCAATAGAGGATTTAACACTTTCTGATTTAAAAACAGTAGATGATAGATTTGAAAATGATATATATGACTTTATAGATTATGAAAATGTACTAAACAAGGGAATAAAGAAAGAATTATTATAA
- a CDS encoding amino acid ABC transporter permease — MSLDIEFIKSQLPLFKDAAILTIEIASIGIILSIIIGIINNAIYLLNIRPLSKLIHGYVEVSRNTPFLIQLFFLYFALPSIGIKLSSFVTAILGLSFLGGSYMTETFRSGIEAVPKSQIESALSVGLSKWQILRFIILPQAINICIPSLINNFIFLLKETSVVSAIAVPELLHTTTSLISLYYKTYEMLVTLTVFYLILFLPVSFFLSFIERRMKYGQYGA; from the coding sequence ATGAGTTTAGATATTGAATTTATAAAATCCCAACTTCCACTATTTAAAGATGCTGCCATTTTAACAATAGAAATAGCATCTATAGGTATAATTTTATCTATTATTATAGGTATTATAAATAACGCTATATATTTATTAAATATAAGGCCTCTATCTAAGTTAATACATGGATATGTGGAAGTTTCTCGTAATACTCCGTTTCTTATACAGTTATTCTTTTTATACTTTGCACTTCCTTCCATTGGAATAAAGTTAAGTAGTTTTGTAACAGCTATATTGGGGTTATCTTTTCTTGGTGGAAGTTACATGACAGAGACATTTAGATCTGGTATAGAAGCTGTACCTAAAAGTCAAATTGAATCAGCTTTATCTGTAGGTTTGAGTAAATGGCAAATTTTAAGATTCATAATATTGCCTCAAGCTATAAATATTTGTATTCCATCATTAATTAATAACTTTATATTTTTACTTAAGGAAACATCTGTAGTATCTGCCATAGCTGTTCCAGAGTTACTACACACAACTACAAGTCTTATCTCTTTATACTATAAGACTTATGAAATGCTAGTTACATTAACTGTATTTTACTTGATTTTATTCTTACCAGTATCATTCTTCCTATCATTCATAGAAAGGAGGATGAAATATGGGCAGTA
- a CDS encoding argininosuccinate synthase — protein sequence MKEKVVLAYSGGLDTSIIIPWLKENYDLDIIAACINVGQDDDMDEVREKAIKSGASKIYIEDVKEEFVKDYVFKAIKANAVYEDKYLMGTSIARPLIGKKLVEIAHKEGAKYICHGCTGKGNDQVRFEAAIAAIDPTIQVIAPWRIWDINSREDAIDYANQKGIEVPVTKEKIYSRDKNLMHISHEGGHLEDPKNEHRAEELYLMTKTLEEAKDEPTYIEIYFEKGIPTKLNGKELKPVELLEELNKIGGENGIGIADILENRLVGMKSRGVYETPGGTILMEAHKDLEHLTLDRMTYQYKQMISLKYGELVYDGLWDTQLKEALDAFVESTQQSVNGWVKLKLYKGNIVVAGMDSPNALYDEGISSFGASDLYDHKDAEGFINLFTLPLKIRAMAKNNK from the coding sequence ATGAAAGAAAAAGTTGTATTAGCATATTCAGGAGGATTAGATACTTCAATTATAATTCCGTGGTTAAAAGAAAATTATGATTTAGATATTATAGCTGCTTGTATTAATGTTGGTCAAGATGATGATATGGACGAAGTAAGAGAAAAAGCTATAAAGTCAGGTGCTTCTAAAATATATATAGAAGATGTTAAAGAGGAATTTGTAAAAGATTATGTTTTTAAAGCTATAAAGGCAAATGCAGTTTATGAAGATAAATATTTAATGGGAACATCAATAGCTAGACCACTTATAGGTAAAAAATTAGTTGAAATAGCTCATAAAGAAGGAGCAAAATATATCTGTCACGGATGTACAGGTAAAGGAAATGATCAAGTTAGATTTGAAGCTGCTATTGCAGCAATAGATCCTACTATACAAGTTATAGCTCCTTGGAGAATATGGGATATAAATTCAAGAGAAGATGCTATAGACTATGCAAATCAAAAAGGAATTGAAGTTCCTGTGACTAAAGAAAAAATTTACTCAAGAGATAAAAACTTAATGCATATAAGTCATGAGGGGGGACACTTAGAAGACCCTAAGAATGAACATAGAGCAGAAGAACTATATCTTATGACTAAGACTTTAGAAGAAGCTAAAGATGAACCAACTTATATAGAGATATACTTTGAAAAAGGAATTCCTACTAAACTGAATGGAAAAGAACTTAAACCAGTTGAATTATTAGAAGAACTTAATAAAATCGGTGGAGAAAATGGGATAGGAATAGCCGATATATTAGAAAATAGATTGGTAGGAATGAAATCAAGAGGAGTATATGAAACTCCTGGTGGAACTATTTTAATGGAAGCGCATAAAGACTTAGAACATTTAACTTTAGATAGAATGACTTATCAATATAAGCAAATGATTTCTTTAAAATATGGAGAACTTGTTTATGACGGATTATGGGATACGCAATTAAAAGAAGCATTAGATGCTTTCGTAGAATCTACACAACAAAGTGTTAATGGATGGGTAAAATTAAAACTATATAAAGGAAATATTGTAGTAGCAGGTATGGACTCTCCAAATGCATTATATGATGAAGGTATATCATCATTTGGAGCTAGTGACCTTTATGATCATAAAGATGCTGAAGGATTTATAAACTTATTTACTTTACCATTAAAAATAAGAGCTATGGCTAAAAACAACAAATAA